The stretch of DNA TGACGGGAGATGTAGCTAACAATTCAATCGTGCCTCGTTTTCTTTCTTCGGTATAAAGATTCATCGAAAGAATCGGTAAAATAAATAAAGATAAAGAACCCATTACGGCAAACAAGGAATTTAAAAAGACATAAGCTACATCAATATTGGTTGGCATTCCCATCTGTTCACTAATAGCTACTTGTTGAATAATGCCTTGTTGTCCTAATAAAAGTTCAATAAAAAATAAACCAGAAAGAAACCAAAAAACTGCCGTGACAATATAAGCCAAAGGAGAAACAAAATAACTTTGTAATTCTTTTTGGAAGATTGCAATAATATTAGCGATAATCATAATTAACTGTTAATTGTTTGTCCACAGATAAAAACTAATGAAGTTATCGGTGAGTTATATGTTGTGTTGAACAGATTAAGTTCGTACTGAGTGAAATAAAAAAACAGATAATTGATCGATTTTAGATTAATTGTTCATTGTTGTATTTTCTTCATCAGAAGCAACCATTAAATCTTCAGTAGTTAATTCTAAAAAGACATCTTCTAAAGAAGGACGAGTGTAGCGCATTTGATACAATCCTAATCCTTGATTAACAATTGTCGCTGCAATTTCTTTACCAGGTTCACTATTGGCCCGACAAACAATCTGAAGTACATTACGATTAGGTTTAACTATTTCTGATTGAATCACTTTGACTTGACTAACTCCAGTTATCTGGGATAATAAAGGTAAAATCGAGTCGAGATTGCCTTCAACTTCTACTTCATAACCAGAATTACCTTGAAGCTGTTCCATCAAATTGATTGGAGTATCACTAGTTACTACCTTACCGCGATTAATAATCGTTACGCGATCGCAAGTCATACTAACTTCTGGGAGAATATGGGTAGAAAGAATAATTGTATGTTCCCCTGCCAGACTTTTAATTAAATGACGCACTTCAATAATCTGACGTGGATCTAAACCTACTGTGGGTTCATCTAAAATAATTACAGGTGGTTCATGAACGATCGCTTGAGCAATACCTACCCGTTGACGATATCCTTTAGATAACTTGCGAATAATAGTTCTACTTTTATCCTTCAATTGACAACGAGCGATCGCATTTTGAACTTTTTGAGAACGTTCTCCTGCCGAAATTCCTTTAATTTTGGCAACAAAATGTAAAAAACTTTCTACTGTCAAATCTAAATACAACGGTGGATTTTCAGGTAAATAACCAATCCTTTTTCTTACCTCCATTGATTGTTGATGAACGTCATAACCAGCAATTTTGGCTGTACCGCTACTGGCAGGTATGTACCCTGCTAAAATTCTCATAGTGGTGGTTTTTCCTGCACCATTAGGACCTAAAAAGCCGATGATTTCTCCTGCTGATACTGAGAAATGAACGTCCTCAATTGCAGTTGTAGAACCATAGATTTTACTCAGATGTTCAACTTCAATCATAAGATTCTGTTGCAAAAATAAATTTTAAATCAAAACTAATAGCTTCTGCCTCCTGCCTCAACTCAATCAGGTTTGGGAAACTTATGAAAAAATCTAGAGAAAAGGTTTGATAAACTTACGTTCTAAGGCAAAATCAAGCAAAAAACGCGTTAAAGCAAAACAAAATAAACTCTCACCAAATAATAAACCCACCAACCATAATTGTCCCGAGATAATACCCATCCCTTCCCATAAAGCTAATCCTCGAACAATTCCAAAAGCTAATACCGAACCATCTTTAAGATGAGAGTTATTATCCCCCCGAATAATATAACGATAAGTTACTCCAAACAAAAAACCGCTAATAACTGCGATCGCTAATCGACTCAAAAACTCTATCTCCAAAGAGACTGTGAAAATTGCCAACTGTTCCCCTTGAGATAATAAAACAATTGTATTGAATAATTGCATTCCTAATTCGCTCATCGAAAAAGCGATCGCAGCTAGTACCCCTGCTTTGCAAGATTCTATTCTTTCAGTTTGTAAACTAGGCAAAGTCATCACCAGAAAACTTCAATAACAAAGTATGATAGATTTTGTATTAGTTTGATTAGTTTTATTAACAAAAGAAACATATAGCTATGGATATTTTGACATTAGGTTGGGTTAGCCTACTTGCTTGCTTTACTTGGTCTATTGCAATGGTCGTTTGGGGTCGTAACGGATTCTAAGTTGTGGAAACAGCATATTTAGTTAATACTCTTTTTTTGATAGCTCTGGCACTGCTCATTATAGTCAGTGGAGGAATACTTTATCTTTCTGCGATTAAATGGCAAGATCGTCGCCGTCAAAAAAATGATGAACGTCTTAATCGTTAACAGTGGTATCTATTTTTCAATTTTGAGCAGTTTTAATTTCAAAAGTGGTAATTAAAAATTTTTGCTGCTTAAAAAAGTGTTTATAAAAAATTATTCAAACAAACTAAAGGGTGTTAAGTATAACTTAACGCCCTATTATTTATATTCCGCTTTGATCATTTTCCGAGATTTACTAATAACAATACCAATTCTCGAAACTATCTAAATACATAACCAAATTATTTCCTGAGAAAGACTATAGCGATTCTTCATCGAGTTCTAAATCTAATTCCTCTTCTTGACTTAGAAGATCTTCAAATTCATCTGTTGCCTTATCATCGTGGTACTTATCAGATTGATAGGGTTTGAATCGACCAGTACTTTGTATCCATCTAAAAATAGATTCATCTTCTCTGGGAGCAATAATCGAGGCTGGTTCACCTATCGGTTCTTCTTGAAGTGCAGGGTATGTGTATTGCTTATTCATTTTTGCCTACTTCCTAGGTTGTGGTTCGTCATATCTGTTGGGATCTTTCTTTTGTTTATTAGTCTTATCCAATTGTTTTTTTTTGTTTTTTAGATTCTCTATTGCCTTTTTTCTTTGACATAACATAACGATTCCTAAATTAGATATTTATAATGGATTGTCGTTTGATGGGCTACTCGGACAGTAAAAAAAAATTTGAAATACCATTAAGTCATATGTTTAAGAAATTGCGACCGCTATTAAAATTTTCAGCTAGTCGAAGTGCAATCATAATCGAATATTAAGTAATCATAGAAACGCAGACAACCAAGTTGAATCAATAGGTTTCGTTATCTAATCAAACAAACCTTCTACATTTTGTCGAAAGGCAATCAAGGCATGAGTTCCCTGAAATGGCTTTAGCTCTTCGAGCAATTGGTCAGATATTTCTGGCGGAACGATAGTTTTGACTTCAATATTGGTGTTATAGCCAGCCAGATCTCCCATCCGTTTACCATGACTACCTGCACCCTGGGCTGGAATAATGGTGTAACCAGAGACATCTAATGTTTGTAGTAACTTAATCAAACGGTCTTGTAAAACTGCTTCACAGATAATAGTGACCATAGTACCCTGGTGAAAAGAAGTAGACATAAGAATTCTCAAAACACTTGTATTGTTTTTTTTGCTAATCTAGCGTGGCGATCGCTTGAAGGTTATTTCTGTTGTCTATTGAAGAGCAGCAATGAGGTAGTCGAAGTAAGTACCAACTTCACTAGCATCTTCTCCAGACAAAATTGAGGTAGCGATCTTCTTCATGGCACGGACACTTTCGGCAACGGAGTCAATGGGAGTGCCAAGAGATTTGTACATTTGACTGACACCAACAATCCCAAGCTCTTGAATTGGCGCACCATCTCCAGCAGCAATACTGTAGGAAACTAAGCGCAGATAATAATCCATATCTCGTAGACAAGTAGCTGTTTTCTCTTTGCCGTAGGCATTGCCACCAGTAGAAACAAGGTATGGACGGCTTTGAAAGAGTTGATTGGCAGCTTGTTTAACAATGTAACTACGGCTTTCTGTTAAAGCTTTCACAAGTTTTAAACGGCGATCGCTATTTTTGATAAACAGATTGATTTGCTCCAATTCTCCAGGGGTAAGATAGCGAATCTCAGCATCTGCATTGACAATCATTTTTGTAATAATACTCATCAACTGACTCCTGAAAGGTTTAAATTAACGTAAATTTAAATTCATTGAACTCTTCTTAATTCAACTTCCTGAAGTTCTGACTCTTCCAAATAAGCTCCCTTTAAGTCGGCTCTATTTAATCTAGTTTCTTTGAGATCGACTCCTGTTAAATCAGCCCCTCGTAAGTCTGCTCCTTCTAAATTAGTCCCTCGTAAATTTGCGCCTCGTAAATCTGCTCCTCCTAAATTAGCTCCTTGTAAATCTGCTCCACTCAAGTCAGCTTCTCTCAAATCTGCTCCACTTAAATCAGAGTCGATCATTTCAGCATCAATTAGGCAAGCTTGAACTATTTCTGCATCAGCCAGATTAGCTTGATTCAGCTTCGCTTGATTCAGATGTGCTTTAGTTAAGTTTGTTCCTCGTAGGTTCGCTTTAATCAGGTGCGCTCCAGTTAAATGCGCTCCAATTAGATTGGCATTAGTTAGACATACTTGAATGAGACTGACTCGACTAAAATCTCTTTGTCCTGCTGCGTATCGTTTTACAATTTCTTGAGCATCCATATTTTTTTCTCTTGAATTATGTGAAAAGTAAGTTAGTTGAGGAATGGTTATAAAGCTGGCATTTCTTGATAACAGTGACTACAATGCCAATAAAGACCTCCTAAACGTAGATGACGGAGTAAAGTATATGAACAACAAGGGCAAATCTGCTGACTTGTCATGGAGTAGTTAGCATAGATGGCTGCTTTCCTTTGGTTGCTTCCAGTTTTAGGAGGAGCTAATTGTTGAGAAAATCGATTTAATAAATTGGGCATTATGTTAACCAGATTTTGATTAGTATTTAGACTCGCATTGTAGAGAAGGCGACAATTTGTAGTTGAATCCACAATTCTTTTTTCCACTTCAAACTTAAAATCTCTGAATTTTTGACCCCCAAAGCTTTTAGGCATTTAGCTATATCTTTTTTAGTCAGTGATTGTAGGGACAATTCTGAAGCCACAAAACAGGCAAAGCTAGGTGAAACACTAGATAAATTGCTGATATAAATTGACATAGAACATCTTTTCAATACAAGAATGTAGAGATTTAGATTCGGAAAGAAGTCTATGGAGTTAGTCAAGGCTCCGAAAATATTTCTTAACAGTTTGATCTTAACGTGGAACTTCATCACGATAAGATAAAGACACAACTCTTATTGATCAGTTTTCTAGTTCATAGCGTTAGCAGAAGGCCCAATCTATTTTTCTGCCGAAGAGGAACTTAAACTAAATAAGACGTATTTTGTTGATCGTAAAAACTTTTGAAACAAACCTATTTTATTAAGCTATGATTTCCTCTTGTTCAGTAAATCATTTCAAGAAAACAGAAGGAGAAATTAAGATTGTAATTTTTAATCAAGCTCTTATTTTTCCGATTTATAAAGAGACTCTTGAAATTCTCGCCCCATCAAACTACCAAATTGAGACCAACCCATATTAGGAGTTTTAGATAAGGTAGACTTAATTCTTTCGAGTTTTTTTCTAAATCCTATTAATTGTGAAGCGTTAGGCGGTAAAATTTCACTATAAGCGGATGCTAATTCCTCATTAGTCGCCGTATTAAAATCAATAGATTCTCCGACTGCGATTAAATTCCGAACGATAGGCAACATATTATTTCTCTCTATTGTTAAATTAATTAGCTACTTCTAGAAAACAAATCTTTCCTTTAGTCTTACAGATATTAGAGACTTGAGGAGCTAATATTAGGCGAAAATTTAGATTTAGTGTTTGTGATCGCTCTATTCTTTCTTGTGTCAGTTTAGGCACTTGCTCAATCACAACTATTCTCAGCATCAATGAAGGTAGAAGAGAAAAGGAGACGAGCGCAGCGAAGCCCTGAACGCAGTGAAGGAGATAGGGAGATAATAAACATTCATAACTGTACAGACGTAACCTGTTGCGGTGAGACCCTGCGCCACGCCAGTCGCTCCACTTGGGGATACCCCAAGACCGCGCTGGCTCACCTGCGGGCGCAAAGGAACGCTCACCAAGACAAGTTTCTACCGATAACTGATAACTGGTAACTGGTAATTGTATAATTGCGGTCAGCCTTCGGCTGGCACTGCGTGGTCGCATAAATAAATTATTAATCATTAATCAAATCATTGGTTTACCGCATAGTTATTACTCCTGAACAAAAACAAGACGATCGCGTCGTTCTTAATCCTTCACAACAGCATTATTTACAAAGAGTTTTAAGAATGAATAATGGCGATCTCATTATTGTGATGAATGGTCGGGGTCTATCTTGGTTGGCTCAATTAGAGGGCAATCTAGCTCACATTCTTGAACCAATTACTACTTCAACTGAATTACCTTTACCTATAACCTTAATTACTGCTTTACCTAAAGGCAGTGGTTATGAAGATATAGTTCGCTGCTGTACCGAATTAGGAGTTAATACCTTTATTCCTGTAATTAGCGACCGCACTATCTTAAAACCTAGTCCCAATAAAGTCGAACGTTGGCGCAAAATTGCCACCGAAGCAGCTGAACAATCGGAAAGACAAGTAGTTCCGCAGATTACTAATCCGATTAAATTTACTCAAGCGATTAAGCAAACAATTAATCAGGAAAGCGATCGCTATATTTGTGTGGCTCGTGGCGATTTACCTACTTTATGGAGTTGTCTAACTCAAGTCCCAGAACGAGAAATTATTCTTGCAACGGGTTGTGAAGGAGGCTGGAGTCCCCAGGAAATAGAAAAGGCAATTCAACAGGGATTTCAACCAGTTTCTCTAGGAAATCGTATTTTAAGAGCTATTACTGCACCGATGGTTGCGGTAACGATAGTGACTGTCAGACTCAATTAATCAGTGACCAATTACTAATTACTAATTACTAATTATGAGGGATGAATAATCAACAATTAACCATTAACAAAAAACCAAGGTGTCAGACTGTATTTGAATCTAAAATAAAAACTGCTGTATACTTATAAGCTAATCTTTAATAGATATGTGTAATTAATTTAAAATTTCTCTTCAAAGTTTAAAAAAAACTTAAAAAATTATTGAGAATAAAGATTTTTTACGAACGAGTTGATCGAGGTTTGAGCTTATTGTAAATTATTGACAATACAAAAACCGTTTATCCATGATAATATTGCCTATTTATTGGTTTTTAGACTAAAAATAACAAAATTTTACGCTACAAATTAGACAGAGTAAGCAATCAGCTTTTTTCTTAATTTTAATTATTAACAATTCCTGACATTTGCTTATTGACTAAGTATTATTACTAATCTTGACAAAATGAAAATAATAGTTACGATAGTCCGTCGTTAATAGTATCAAATTAAACCAAAAGATAGGAACATCGAGATTGAATAGTTAGTCTGTTTCATTGCTCAATTAAATTACACAAAATCTCTAAAAATTTTTCTGACAATAAAAACAAGAGTATCTTTGCTCATTAAAGATATTCTCAAAGCTTTTGCACTCGAATCGAATTGTTAAAGTAACAAAAAAATTCTTATGAAATTATCACTTCCACTGAAACTTACAGCCATCGCAACAGCAGTTTTAACTACTACAATTACTTTTTCTTCTCTTAAAGCAGCAGTAATTGGAGAAGAACCAATCAACCAAAGCGAAATTGTTGCAGTAGCAGCCCCTTTTGGCAGTAATAAATATAGTTTAGTTGTTGTCGAACAAATTCCTGGTCAAAAACAATGTTGGAGTGAAATGGGTTCTCAACCAACTGTGGTCGAGCCTCTTTGGACTACTTTTGACTTTACAGGACATTGCCGTCGTGCTACCGATGCCAATGGTTATTCTGTTCATCTCGATGGTCAAGATACTAGCCAAGACTATTTATTAGATCTGGTTGAAAAAGATGGTGAATTACAATTGGTTGCCATGAATTTCAAAGACCGTTCTAGAACGGTAGTTGGTAAAACCTTCGGTCTGAATCAAGGTAAATTCTTAAAAGTCTTTTTAAATCCAGGTTGGCAATTCACTAAAAAAACTGTTGACAGTAAAACTGTAGGTCATGTGTACTTTAGTGGTGATACTGCTGCGATCGCTGCTGCGGGAGATACACCTCCTACACCACCACCCGCTGCACCTAGGTTTAGTGATACAGCTAGCGATATTTATAAAGATGAAATCGAACAAGCTGTAGCCCTGGGATTTATTGCTGGTTTCCAAGACAAAACCTTCCGTCCTCAAGATCCTCTAACTAGAGAACAATTAGTATCGATGGTGATTGGTGCTTTAGGCACGATCGCAGATCTCAAAATTCAATTACCTGCTCAAGCTGTCATGCAACCTTATCCCGATGTAGCAACTTCTCGCT from Stanieria cyanosphaera PCC 7437 encodes:
- a CDS encoding pentapeptide repeat-containing protein codes for the protein MDAQEIVKRYAAGQRDFSRVSLIQVCLTNANLIGAHLTGAHLIKANLRGTNLTKAHLNQAKLNQANLADAEIVQACLIDAEMIDSDLSGADLREADLSGADLQGANLGGADLRGANLRGTNLEGADLRGADLTGVDLKETRLNRADLKGAYLEESELQEVELRRVQ
- a CDS encoding DUF3747 domain-containing protein, encoding MKLSLPLKLTAIATAVLTTTITFSSLKAAVIGEEPINQSEIVAVAAPFGSNKYSLVVVEQIPGQKQCWSEMGSQPTVVEPLWTTFDFTGHCRRATDANGYSVHLDGQDTSQDYLLDLVEKDGELQLVAMNFKDRSRTVVGKTFGLNQGKFLKVFLNPGWQFTKKTVDSKTVGHVYFSGDTAAIAAAGDTPPTPPPAAPRFSDTASDIYKDEIEQAVALGFIAGFQDKTFRPQDPLTREQLVSMVIGALGTIADLKIQLPAQAVMQPYPDVATSRWSAAKVQWAKDNQIVTGYPDGTFRPEKPVTRAELMAVLKRAAEFVRVERGLSPELATKPASTSFSDISTHWGRDLIAQMSGYCQVASPYNETGNAFNPDQASGRNYAAAATLRVHHCVADPTTQASH
- the petN gene encoding cytochrome b6-f complex subunit PetN, whose product is MDILTLGWVSLLACFTWSIAMVVWGRNGF
- a CDS encoding 16S rRNA (uracil(1498)-N(3))-methyltransferase, whose amino-acid sequence is MVYRIVITPEQKQDDRVVLNPSQQHYLQRVLRMNNGDLIIVMNGRGLSWLAQLEGNLAHILEPITTSTELPLPITLITALPKGSGYEDIVRCCTELGVNTFIPVISDRTILKPSPNKVERWRKIATEAAEQSERQVVPQITNPIKFTQAIKQTINQESDRYICVARGDLPTLWSCLTQVPEREIILATGCEGGWSPQEIEKAIQQGFQPVSLGNRILRAITAPMVAVTIVTVRLN
- a CDS encoding DUF3134 family protein — encoded protein: MNKQYTYPALQEEPIGEPASIIAPREDESIFRWIQSTGRFKPYQSDKYHDDKATDEFEDLLSQEEELDLELDEESL
- a CDS encoding globin family protein, coding for MSIITKMIVNADAEIRYLTPGELEQINLFIKNSDRRLKLVKALTESRSYIVKQAANQLFQSRPYLVSTGGNAYGKEKTATCLRDMDYYLRLVSYSIAAGDGAPIQELGIVGVSQMYKSLGTPIDSVAESVRAMKKIATSILSGEDASEVGTYFDYLIAALQ
- a CDS encoding P-II family nitrogen regulator, with protein sequence MSTSFHQGTMVTIICEAVLQDRLIKLLQTLDVSGYTIIPAQGAGSHGKRMGDLAGYNTNIEVKTIVPPEISDQLLEELKPFQGTHALIAFRQNVEGLFD
- a CDS encoding ABC transporter ATP-binding protein, which gives rise to MIEVEHLSKIYGSTTAIEDVHFSVSAGEIIGFLGPNGAGKTTTMRILAGYIPASSGTAKIAGYDVHQQSMEVRKRIGYLPENPPLYLDLTVESFLHFVAKIKGISAGERSQKVQNAIARCQLKDKSRTIIRKLSKGYRQRVGIAQAIVHEPPVIILDEPTVGLDPRQIIEVRHLIKSLAGEHTIILSTHILPEVSMTCDRVTIINRGKVVTSDTPINLMEQLQGNSGYEVEVEGNLDSILPLLSQITGVSQVKVIQSEIVKPNRNVLQIVCRANSEPGKEIAATIVNQGLGLYQMRYTRPSLEDVFLELTTEDLMVASDEENTTMNN